GCCGCAGCCCAGCGGCCGGTGGCCAGCAGCGCTGCGTAGCGCGCGAGCTCCGACGCCGCCGTCGGCGCCGAGTCCGGGTCGCCGCCGCCGTCGACCGTGTGCACCCGGACCCCGGCGCGTTCGGCGGACGCCAGCAGCTCGCTGCGCCGGGTGCGGACGGCCGCGTCGGTCGAGCCGTCGTCGAGCATCAGCAGCGCCGGGACCGGGTCGTGGCCGCCGGTGTCGTCGAAGGGGTCGGCGAAGAGGTCGCGTCTCGGAGCGGCCTCGAGCACGGGGACGAGGTGGTCGACGTCACCGGCGAGTGACGGGCGACCGGTGACGGTGCGCAACGCCTCGCTGACGCGGCGGGCGGCGTGCGCAGCCAGCGGGCTGCCGCCCCACACGAGCGGGAGCGCGTCGGCGAGGTTGAGCGCGATCTCCTTGGCCGGGTTGACGCTGATGTCGCGGTGTGGGGCGCACGCGATCGCCACGGCGTCGAGGGCGTCGGCGACGCGCTCGGGCTCGGTCAGCGGCCCCAGGCCCCAGCGGTGC
The nucleotide sequence above comes from Nocardioides massiliensis. Encoded proteins:
- a CDS encoding SIS domain-containing protein; this translates as MFDDSLLDDAAALARADRFLRPLAEAGPRVRQEAAQSTEACDAAVAAAAGQGRPRAVIAAGPDSRLLRAVLEPWCPVPFVAWPSAGLPGWAGGLDLVVVLAPEGNDREAASSVAEGVRRGCQLLVACPEGSLVADHAAGRYTSIVPTVTRDQLAVAVAVLDVLHRWGLGPLTEPERVADALDAVAIACAPHRDISVNPAKEIALNLADALPLVWGGSPLAAHAARRVSEALRTVTGRPSLAGDVDHLVPVLEAAPRRDLFADPFDDTGGHDPVPALLMLDDGSTDAAVRTRRSELLASAERAGVRVHTVDGGGDPDSAPTAASELARYAALLATGRWAAAYLALASGRWT